A genomic segment from Luteibacter aegosomatis encodes:
- the htpX gene encoding protease HtpX codes for MFKRIALFVATNLAVIFLLSAVCHLLGIDQWAAQRGMGLGGLIVFAAVFGMGGAFISLAISKWTAKMSTGARVIEQPANETERWLLETVRRHADKAGIGMPEVAVYDAPEMNAFATGMTRNNALVAVSTGLLQQMDREQVSAVLGHEIGHVANGDMVTLTLIQGVLNTLVIVLARVVGRVVDSWLSGGRDREGEGGIGYFVTVMILQIVFGLFASMIVMWFSRWREFRADAAGASLAGRGSMISALQRLSGNHGDTTLPQTIQAFGISGHLASGFKRLFMSHPPIEERIAALQNAR; via the coding sequence ATGTTCAAACGCATTGCTTTGTTCGTCGCCACCAACCTCGCGGTCATCTTCCTGCTTTCGGCCGTCTGCCACCTGCTCGGCATCGACCAGTGGGCGGCACAGCGCGGCATGGGCCTGGGTGGGCTGATCGTCTTCGCCGCCGTCTTCGGCATGGGCGGTGCCTTCATTTCGCTGGCGATCTCCAAGTGGACGGCCAAGATGTCCACCGGCGCCCGGGTGATCGAGCAGCCGGCCAACGAGACCGAACGCTGGCTCCTCGAGACGGTGCGCCGCCACGCGGACAAGGCCGGCATCGGCATGCCCGAGGTGGCCGTGTACGACGCGCCGGAGATGAACGCGTTCGCCACCGGCATGACCCGCAACAACGCCCTCGTGGCGGTGAGCACGGGGCTGCTCCAGCAGATGGACCGCGAGCAGGTGTCGGCCGTGCTCGGCCATGAGATCGGCCATGTCGCGAACGGCGACATGGTCACGCTCACCCTGATCCAGGGCGTGCTCAACACGCTGGTGATCGTGCTGGCCCGCGTCGTGGGTCGGGTGGTCGACAGCTGGCTCAGTGGCGGTCGCGACCGCGAGGGCGAAGGCGGCATCGGCTATTTCGTCACCGTGATGATCCTGCAGATCGTCTTCGGCCTGTTCGCCTCGATGATCGTCATGTGGTTCTCCCGCTGGCGCGAGTTCCGCGCCGATGCCGCGGGCGCCAGCCTGGCCGGCCGCGGCTCGATGATCTCGGCCCTGCAGCGCCTGTCGGGCAACCATGGCGACACCACCCTGCCGCAGACCATCCAGGCCTTCGGTATCTCCGGTCACCTCGCTTCGGGCTTCAAGCGCCTGTTCATGAGCCACCCGCCCATCGAGGAGCGCATCGCGGCGTTGCAGAACGCCCGCTGA
- a CDS encoding ShlB/FhaC/HecB family hemolysin secretion/activation protein: MNRWFGCLLGMTVVCSAPAQVRVPANPLQTLPRAETPKQAPSVQVNVQAPTQAMEALLATHVTPSRFDVTGVKSIPFSAVADLFAPMRGKSVTVRDLIETANKVTAMYKDKGYALSFAFVPAQTFSNGVVKITAVEGYVAEVKITGDAGNMENRIRAMANHVMGERPLRQETFERYTQLLGQLPGVQVGANVPPPTTTDGATSLDLSVKRQRYDVSYGLDFNHPGTQGVFNVLENGATPLGEQLSLSTLFPNGGGQRFYAAGWLEPIGSRGWQGRVDASRFWGTPDTDNNQLPSYIDHRITADRLALSTIYPLVLTNTKRLNLTMGIYGSKQDDRYRNVDTGVMIALQSSVRVLNAELAWLRVAPKRTVQFSVAAAHGFDSLGAYSRALTNVAGGVATTLPDVSFTRYMMSGSWSEQWAHKFGTVLRMTGQYSDDTLPSTEQINFGGPSYAYAYDPGDAAGDSGWAASVEVNRAFVPGLSWIKSIVPYVAYQSARVYLNGARPLIDKLDSAAVGLRVSDSKHYSIDFALAKPTGDKPPESNTREKRWNLTFSYKLM, encoded by the coding sequence ATGAATCGATGGTTCGGGTGCCTACTCGGCATGACCGTCGTGTGCTCCGCGCCCGCCCAGGTGCGCGTCCCCGCCAACCCCTTGCAGACCCTTCCCCGCGCGGAAACGCCGAAGCAGGCGCCCTCGGTGCAGGTCAACGTGCAGGCGCCGACACAGGCGATGGAGGCCTTGCTCGCTACGCACGTCACGCCGTCGCGTTTCGACGTGACCGGCGTGAAGTCGATTCCTTTCTCCGCCGTGGCCGATCTCTTCGCGCCGATGCGCGGCAAGTCCGTCACCGTGCGCGACCTCATCGAGACGGCAAACAAGGTCACGGCGATGTACAAGGACAAGGGCTACGCGCTCTCGTTCGCTTTCGTGCCCGCGCAGACGTTCTCCAACGGCGTGGTGAAGATCACCGCGGTGGAGGGCTACGTCGCCGAGGTCAAGATCACCGGCGACGCCGGCAACATGGAAAATCGCATCCGCGCCATGGCGAACCACGTGATGGGCGAACGTCCCTTGCGGCAGGAGACGTTCGAACGTTACACGCAGTTGCTCGGCCAGTTGCCGGGCGTGCAGGTGGGGGCGAACGTGCCTCCGCCGACCACCACCGACGGCGCGACGAGCCTCGACCTGAGCGTCAAGCGGCAGCGCTACGACGTGAGCTATGGACTGGATTTCAACCATCCCGGGACGCAGGGCGTGTTCAACGTGCTCGAGAACGGCGCGACGCCCCTGGGCGAGCAGCTGAGCCTTTCCACGCTGTTTCCGAACGGCGGGGGCCAGCGCTTCTATGCCGCCGGCTGGCTTGAGCCGATCGGATCGCGGGGGTGGCAGGGCAGGGTGGACGCCAGCCGGTTCTGGGGCACCCCGGATACCGACAACAACCAGCTGCCTTCGTACATCGATCATCGCATCACGGCGGATCGCCTTGCGCTCTCGACCATCTATCCCCTCGTGCTCACCAACACGAAGCGCCTGAACCTGACGATGGGGATCTACGGCTCGAAGCAGGACGATCGTTATCGCAACGTCGACACGGGCGTCATGATCGCCTTGCAGTCCAGCGTGCGCGTGCTCAATGCCGAACTGGCCTGGTTGCGCGTGGCGCCGAAGCGCACCGTGCAGTTCAGCGTCGCCGCGGCGCACGGCTTCGATTCGTTGGGGGCCTATTCGCGTGCGCTCACCAACGTCGCCGGCGGCGTCGCGACGACGTTGCCCGACGTGTCGTTCACCCGGTACATGATGAGCGGATCGTGGTCGGAGCAGTGGGCGCACAAGTTCGGCACGGTGCTGCGCATGACCGGCCAGTACAGCGACGACACCCTGCCGTCCACCGAGCAGATCAACTTCGGCGGCCCGAGCTACGCCTACGCCTACGACCCGGGCGACGCGGCGGGCGACAGCGGTTGGGCCGCGTCGGTGGAGGTGAACCGGGCCTTCGTCCCGGGGCTGTCCTGGATCAAGTCGATCGTGCCTTACGTGGCCTATCAGAGCGCCCGCGTCTATCTGAACGGTGCGCGGCCGCTGATCGACAAGCTGGATTCGGCGGCCGTCGGCCTGCGTGTATCGGACTCGAAACACTATTCGATCGACTTCGCGCTGGCGAAGCCGACGGGGGATAAACCGCCCGAGAGCAATACGCGGGAAAAACGCTGGAACCTCACCTTCAGCTATAAGCTGATGTAG
- the phbB gene encoding acetoacetyl-CoA reductase gives MTQRTALVTGGTGGIGTAIVRYLAQQGHRVATNYRDEARAAAWREDMIRDGIDVTMVPGDVADPVSAAAMIRAVEERVGPVEILVNNAGITRDTTFHKMDYQQWTEVVNTNLNACFNVTRPVIEGMRSRQWGRIVQISSINGQKGQYGQANYAAAKAGVHGFTISLAQENARFGITVNTVSPGYVATDLVMAVPEDIRAKIVSQIPVGRLGRPEEIAHAVAFLTSEDSGWITGSNLAINGGHYMGW, from the coding sequence ATTACGCAACGCACCGCACTGGTCACCGGCGGTACCGGCGGCATCGGTACGGCGATCGTGCGATACCTCGCCCAGCAGGGCCACCGCGTGGCCACCAATTACCGCGACGAGGCGAGGGCGGCGGCGTGGCGCGAGGACATGATCCGCGACGGCATCGACGTGACCATGGTGCCGGGCGACGTCGCCGACCCCGTGTCGGCGGCCGCCATGATCCGTGCCGTGGAAGAGCGCGTCGGCCCGGTGGAGATCCTCGTCAACAATGCCGGCATCACGCGCGACACCACGTTCCACAAGATGGATTACCAGCAGTGGACCGAGGTGGTGAACACCAACCTCAACGCCTGCTTCAACGTGACCCGGCCGGTCATCGAGGGCATGCGCTCGCGGCAGTGGGGCCGCATCGTGCAGATCAGCTCGATCAACGGCCAGAAAGGCCAGTACGGGCAGGCCAACTACGCGGCGGCGAAGGCCGGCGTGCACGGCTTCACCATCTCGCTGGCCCAAGAGAACGCGCGGTTCGGCATCACGGTGAACACGGTGTCGCCGGGTTATGTGGCCACCGACCTGGTGATGGCCGTGCCGGAGGATATCCGCGCGAAGATCGTTTCCCAGATTCCCGTCGGACGCCTGGGACGCCCCGAGGAAATCGCGCACGCGGTGGCTTTCCTCACCTCCGAGGACTCCGGCTGGATCACCGGCTCCAACCTCGCCATCAATGGCGGGCATTACATGGGGTGGTAG
- the gluQRS gene encoding tRNA glutamyl-Q(34) synthetase GluQRS, with protein sequence MVSSTVYRGRFAPSPTGALHFGSLVAAVGSWLVARHAGGRWLLRVEDIDPPREVPGSAPSILRTLEAFGMRADEPVVYQSHRHAAYQAAFDRLRERDLVFPCWCSRAELAAHGGMHRDGRCVAPPDPSRPPAWRLRTPDETIRWADDLQGPQAENLRESAGDFVIRRVEGLWAYQLACVVDDAAQDITHVVRGADLLDSTARQIHLQHLLGLPTPGYLHLPLVLDADGRKLSKSASALPVDPADPLPALRRALDRLGVDVPEGPTTPESLLAAAIDTFDPASLRRSSLGQATAL encoded by the coding sequence TTGGTTTCGTCGACCGTCTACCGTGGCCGCTTCGCCCCCTCGCCGACCGGCGCGCTGCATTTCGGCTCGCTGGTGGCGGCCGTCGGGAGCTGGCTGGTGGCGCGACACGCCGGAGGACGCTGGCTGCTACGCGTGGAGGACATCGATCCGCCGCGCGAGGTTCCGGGCTCCGCCCCCTCCATTCTCCGGACGCTGGAGGCATTCGGCATGCGGGCCGACGAGCCGGTGGTCTACCAGTCGCACCGCCACGCGGCGTACCAGGCCGCCTTCGACCGGCTTCGCGAGCGCGACCTCGTGTTTCCCTGCTGGTGCAGCCGCGCCGAACTGGCCGCGCACGGCGGCATGCATCGCGACGGCCGGTGCGTCGCCCCGCCCGACCCTTCGCGACCTCCCGCCTGGCGCCTGCGCACGCCGGACGAGACCATCCGCTGGGCCGACGACCTGCAGGGCCCGCAGGCGGAAAACCTCCGCGAGTCGGCTGGCGATTTCGTGATTCGTCGCGTGGAAGGCTTGTGGGCCTACCAGCTAGCCTGTGTGGTGGACGACGCCGCACAGGACATCACCCACGTGGTACGCGGTGCCGACCTGCTCGACTCCACGGCCCGGCAGATTCACCTCCAGCATCTTCTCGGCCTGCCGACGCCCGGTTACCTGCATCTGCCGCTGGTGCTGGATGCCGACGGTCGCAAGCTGTCCAAGTCCGCGTCGGCCCTGCCGGTGGACCCCGCCGATCCCCTGCCTGCCCTTCGCCGGGCGCTGGACCGGCTCGGCGTGGACGTGCCGGAAGGGCCGACCACGCCGGAAAGCCTGCTGGCCGCCGCGATCGATACGTTCGATCCTGCGTCGCTTCGCCGCAGTAGTCTTGGGCAGGCGACGGCGTTATAA
- a CDS encoding catalase family protein, translating into MPLSLHPAPIPYDDRLEEIGPDEEKTVEELIHTLTEINQTTLRHEGHANRSVHAKSHALLTGEMIVPDDLPRELAQGIFARPGRYPLVMRLSTVPGDILDDNVSTPRGMAVKILNVDGERLPDSRDAATQDFVMVNSPAFNASTAKKFAARLKPIAATTDRAEGAKKALSAILRGAERVIEAFGGKSATLLTLGGQPETHPLGDTYYSQAPLRFGDYVVKVSVAPHSPNLTALTDAAVDLSGRPNGLREAMIEHFATQGGEWDLRVQFYTDPQSMPIEDASVAWPEETSPYIDVARIVVPPQSAWNQERHAAIDDRLAFSPWHGVTAHRPLGSVMRARRWAYLDMAKFRAHHNGVAIREPTSLDELKLDTP; encoded by the coding sequence ATGCCCCTGTCTCTCCATCCCGCGCCGATTCCCTATGACGACAGGCTGGAGGAGATCGGTCCGGACGAGGAGAAGACGGTCGAGGAGTTGATCCACACCCTCACCGAGATCAACCAGACCACGCTCAGGCACGAGGGGCATGCGAACCGCTCCGTGCACGCGAAAAGCCACGCGCTGCTCACCGGCGAGATGATCGTGCCGGACGACCTGCCCCGCGAACTGGCCCAGGGCATCTTCGCCCGGCCTGGTCGCTACCCCCTGGTGATGCGCCTGTCGACCGTGCCGGGCGATATCCTCGACGACAACGTCTCCACGCCGCGCGGCATGGCGGTGAAGATCCTGAACGTCGACGGCGAGCGGCTGCCCGATAGCCGGGACGCCGCGACGCAGGACTTCGTCATGGTGAACTCCCCCGCGTTCAACGCCTCGACGGCGAAGAAATTCGCCGCCAGGCTGAAACCGATCGCAGCCACCACGGATCGGGCCGAGGGCGCGAAGAAGGCCCTGTCGGCCATCCTGCGGGGCGCCGAACGCGTGATCGAGGCCTTCGGCGGCAAGAGCGCCACGCTGCTGACCCTCGGCGGCCAACCGGAAACCCATCCGTTGGGAGACACCTATTACAGCCAGGCGCCGCTGCGCTTCGGCGATTACGTGGTGAAAGTGTCCGTGGCGCCGCATTCGCCCAACCTCACGGCGTTGACCGACGCGGCAGTCGACCTGAGCGGACGTCCGAACGGCCTGCGCGAAGCCATGATCGAGCATTTCGCGACGCAGGGCGGCGAGTGGGACCTGCGTGTCCAGTTCTACACCGACCCGCAGAGCATGCCCATCGAAGACGCGTCGGTGGCGTGGCCGGAGGAGACGAGCCCCTATATCGACGTGGCGCGTATCGTGGTTCCGCCGCAGTCGGCATGGAACCAGGAGCGCCACGCGGCCATCGACGACCGGCTGGCATTCAGTCCATGGCATGGCGTGACGGCCCACCGGCCGCTGGGCTCGGTGATGCGCGCCCGCCGCTGGGCCTATCTGGACATGGCCAAGTTCCGGGCGCACCACAACGGGGTGGCGATTCGCGAACCGACGTCGCTCGATGAATTGAAACTCGACACCCCGTAG
- the htpG gene encoding molecular chaperone HtpG — MSQETRKFEAEVAQVLHLVTHSLYSHKEIFLRELISNASDACDKLRFEALADASLTADDADLRIQISWDPEARTISVRDNGIGMSRDEVVANIGTIASSGTRRYLEALSGEQKADARLIGQFGVGFYSAFVVADRVTVITRRAGQPTEAGVRWESDGKGEYSLEDANVTERGTTVVLHLKDGEDEFLKRWQLRSLVTKYSDHVAFPIRMPQEKDGKPDPTDWETINSASALWTRARTEITDDEYKSFYKALGHDFNDPLAWTHNRVEGSQSFTTLLYVPEQPPFDLMMGGRDERKGLKLYIKRVFIMDAAEELLPNYLRFVRGVVDADDLPLNVSREILQHNRQLEKIKAACVKRVLDLLDKLSRDEPEKFATFLNSFGNTLKEGIVEDASNRERIAKLLRFASTKGEGAAKTVSFDDYVGRMVVGQDAIWYVTADSFAAAAGSPQLEALKAKGIEVLLMFDRVDEWMLGYLNEYDGKRLRNVAKGDFPLDEADKAKQEAASVEAAPLLERAKNLLGERVSDVRVSARLTDSPSCLALSDFEMAPHLARLLREAGQDVPDSKPVLEINPSHPLVKRLADESDDAKAADLAGLLLEQAEITAGAQLSDPAAFVQRMNRVLLG, encoded by the coding sequence GTGAGCCAGGAAACCCGTAAGTTCGAAGCCGAGGTCGCCCAGGTCCTGCACCTGGTGACCCATTCCCTCTACTCGCACAAGGAAATCTTCCTGCGCGAGCTGATCTCCAATGCCTCCGACGCCTGCGACAAGCTGCGGTTCGAAGCGCTGGCCGATGCCAGCCTCACCGCGGACGACGCCGACCTGCGCATCCAGATCTCCTGGGATCCCGAGGCGCGCACCATCAGCGTCCGCGACAACGGCATCGGCATGAGCCGGGATGAAGTGGTGGCCAACATCGGCACCATCGCCAGCTCGGGCACCCGCCGCTACCTCGAGGCCCTTTCCGGCGAACAGAAGGCCGACGCGCGCCTGATCGGCCAGTTCGGCGTGGGCTTCTACTCCGCCTTCGTGGTCGCCGACAGGGTCACCGTCATCACCCGCCGCGCGGGCCAGCCCACCGAGGCGGGCGTGCGCTGGGAAAGCGACGGCAAGGGCGAGTACTCGCTGGAAGACGCCAACGTCACCGAACGCGGCACCACCGTGGTGCTCCATCTGAAGGACGGCGAGGACGAATTCCTCAAGCGCTGGCAGTTGCGTTCACTGGTCACCAAGTATTCCGACCACGTGGCCTTCCCGATCCGCATGCCGCAGGAGAAGGACGGCAAGCCCGATCCGACCGACTGGGAAACCATCAACTCCGCCTCGGCGTTGTGGACGCGCGCCAGGACCGAGATCACCGACGACGAGTACAAGAGCTTCTACAAGGCGCTCGGACACGATTTCAACGATCCGCTGGCCTGGACGCATAACCGCGTGGAAGGCAGCCAGAGCTTCACCACGCTGCTCTACGTGCCCGAGCAGCCGCCGTTCGACCTGATGATGGGCGGTCGCGACGAGCGCAAGGGATTGAAGCTCTACATCAAGCGTGTCTTCATCATGGACGCGGCTGAAGAGCTGCTGCCGAACTACCTGCGCTTCGTGCGTGGCGTGGTCGATGCGGACGACCTGCCGCTCAACGTGAGCCGCGAAATCCTCCAGCACAATCGCCAGCTGGAGAAGATCAAGGCCGCCTGCGTCAAGCGCGTGCTCGACCTGCTCGACAAGCTCTCGCGCGACGAGCCGGAGAAGTTCGCCACGTTCCTCAACAGCTTCGGCAATACGCTGAAGGAAGGCATCGTCGAGGACGCGTCCAACCGCGAACGCATCGCGAAGCTGCTGCGCTTCGCTTCGACCAAGGGCGAAGGCGCGGCGAAGACGGTGTCGTTCGACGACTACGTCGGCCGCATGGTGGTGGGCCAGGACGCCATCTGGTACGTCACCGCCGACAGCTTCGCCGCCGCCGCGGGCAGTCCGCAGCTCGAGGCGTTGAAGGCCAAGGGCATCGAAGTGCTGCTCATGTTCGACCGGGTCGACGAGTGGATGCTGGGCTATCTCAACGAGTACGACGGCAAGCGCCTGCGCAACGTCGCCAAGGGCGATTTCCCGCTGGACGAGGCGGACAAGGCGAAACAGGAAGCGGCCAGCGTCGAGGCCGCGCCCTTGCTGGAACGGGCGAAGAACCTCCTCGGCGAGCGCGTGAGCGACGTTCGCGTGTCGGCTCGTCTTACCGATTCGCCGTCGTGCCTGGCGCTGTCGGATTTCGAGATGGCACCCCACCTGGCTCGTCTGCTGCGCGAAGCCGGGCAGGACGTGCCGGACTCGAAGCCGGTACTGGAAATCAATCCGTCGCATCCGCTGGTGAAGCGGCTTGCCGATGAGTCCGACGATGCGAAGGCCGCCGACCTGGCCGGTCTGCTGCTCGAGCAGGCCGAAATCACGGCCGGTGCGCAGCTGTCCGATCCGGCGGCGTTCGTGCAGCGGATGAATCGCGTGCTGCTGGGCTGA